The following are from one region of the Quercus robur chromosome 1, dhQueRobu3.1, whole genome shotgun sequence genome:
- the LOC126716984 gene encoding uncharacterized protein LOC126716984 — MVFNSLMVLSVAHVSADAWQYIACNPERLSSHQLLDLICCFPLQQLGRLALCLWTFLCLPPPDSFYSYAYYSSSSSSDDDGDDDDSSSTLNYNNGYYYHSHSD; from the coding sequence ATGGTTTTCAACAGTTTGATGGTGCTGTCAGTGGCTCACGTATCGGCAGACGCATGGCAATACATAGCTTGCAACCCAGAGAGGCTGAGCAGCCATCAGCTATTGGATCTAATCTGCTGCTTCCCTTTGCAGCAATTGGGTCGCCTTGCTCTCTGCCTCTGGACCTTCCTCTGTCTCCCTCCTCCTGATTCCTTCTACTCCTACGCCTATTActcttcctcttcatcttctgatgatgatggCGATGATGATGACTCTTCCTCCACTCTCAATTACAACAACGGATACTATTATCATTCCCATTCAGATTGA